From the Candidatus Woesearchaeota archaeon genome, one window contains:
- a CDS encoding recombinase family protein translates to MKAIILARVSDKKQDSNEAQVVRVSDYVKFKGLTAWKTYEIEESSTKGDREKYQEAVKDVIDSKEPVALVVDTVDRLQRSFKESVQLDELRKSGKLEIHFYRENLILNKDSNSSDLLRWDMAVMFARSYVLQLSDNVKRKQEQMRKNGEWTGRPPIGYESVYDTTGKRIDIIPDPQKAHFIQKMFELYARKSYSTITLRVEIARQGLKTDLGKPLAPSLIDHILNNTFYYGLAYSKEKDISWNHKYKPLITKELFDKCQEIRTGWGKKPFQYASKPFIFRGLVRCAKCGCSMSPEIAKGKFIYYSCTNARKGICNKKVYVPESSFLKPVYEVLRAFNAIPQAKIDEIVEGLKKSNEGKDLYHKEAVKALRQEYDTVQARLSRLTDFLLDERITTDEYDKKLKELKEKQHDIDIQLQDHTYADENYYITASTILNLAKGALELFESLGKSSNVPKQRDLLNFLLQNCVANGKNLEFSLRSPFNHILTFTKQPIGLRDQGSNLGHPPYIDPKIS, encoded by the coding sequence ATGAAAGCAATAATCTTAGCCAGAGTATCAGACAAAAAACAGGACTCAAACGAGGCTCAAGTTGTTCGTGTTTCTGATTATGTGAAATTTAAAGGACTCACAGCTTGGAAAACTTACGAAATAGAAGAATCATCTACAAAGGGAGACAGAGAGAAATATCAAGAAGCTGTAAAAGATGTCATTGATTCCAAAGAACCTGTTGCTTTAGTGGTTGATACAGTAGACCGCCTTCAAAGAAGTTTCAAGGAATCAGTTCAACTGGATGAGCTAAGAAAGTCAGGAAAACTTGAGATACATTTTTACAGAGAAAATCTCATTTTGAATAAAGACTCAAACAGTTCAGACCTTCTTCGTTGGGATATGGCTGTAATGTTTGCTAGGAGTTATGTACTTCAATTAAGTGATAATGTGAAAAGAAAACAAGAGCAAATGCGTAAAAATGGCGAATGGACCGGTAGACCACCAATCGGGTATGAAAGTGTATACGACACAACTGGTAAAAGGATAGATATTATACCGGACCCACAAAAAGCCCACTTCATACAAAAAATGTTTGAGCTGTATGCTAGAAAAAGCTATTCAACCATAACTCTTAGAGTAGAGATAGCTAGACAGGGGTTAAAGACTGATTTAGGTAAACCGCTTGCACCGAGCCTGATTGACCACATACTCAATAACACTTTTTATTATGGTCTTGCTTATTCAAAGGAAAAAGATATTTCTTGGAATCATAAGTATAAACCTCTTATTACAAAAGAGCTTTTTGATAAGTGTCAGGAAATAAGAACTGGTTGGGGTAAGAAGCCATTCCAGTATGCTTCAAAACCTTTTATATTTAGAGGCTTAGTAAGATGTGCGAAATGCGGATGTTCTATGAGTCCTGAAATAGCTAAGGGTAAGTTTATCTACTATAGCTGTACGAACGCTAGAAAGGGCATCTGTAACAAGAAGGTCTATGTGCCTGAAAGTAGCTTCCTGAAGCCCGTATACGAGGTTTTAAGGGCATTTAACGCTATACCGCAAGCCAAGATAGATGAAATTGTTGAGGGGCTTAAGAAGTCAAACGAGGGTAAGGATTTGTACCATAAAGAAGCTGTGAAGGCTCTAAGACAGGAATATGACACAGTCCAAGCAAGGCTTAGTCGTCTAACAGACTTTTTACTTGATGAGCGTATTACTACGGACGAGTATGATAAAAAACTGAAAGAGCTAAAAGAAAAACAGCACGATATTGATATTCAACTTCAAGACCATACTTATGCAGACGAAAACTACTATATAACCGCTAGCACAATATTAAATCTAGCCAAAGGAGCTTTGGAATTATTTGAAAGCTTAGGTAAAAGTTCTAATGTGCCTAAACAAAGGGACTTATTGAACTTCCTACTTCAGAACTGTGTCGCAAACGGAAAAAACCTAGAGTTTTCCTTGCGTTCTCCCTTTAATCACATACTCACTTTCACTAAACAACCTATCGGGCTCCGCGACCAGGGCTCGAACC